A segment of the Candidatus Sumerlaea chitinivorans genome:
CAGGAGCAGAGCTACCGCCGGCGTAAAGAAGATGCTCCAGAGGTCGGGGCGCGGATTGAAGCGAAGGTAGGCAGCAAGCGCTGCGGCGATCAGCACTAAAATCATTGTGTGGCCACTTCGAGCGCGTCGAACCCCAAGAAGATAAATCCCGACCCAGCAAACCGCGAGCACCGTAAACACCATTCCCACTAAGCCAGCAGGGCCGAAGCGACTAAAGAGCAGGTGCATGAGCACTGAGGCCAGCCAACCCGAAGAAATCCACTCGCGCCCCACTGCGGTGTGCGAAAAAAGATCCGTTTTCGGTATCTGGCCGTGCTCAACAACGTAGCGTCCCAAAGCCATGTGAAACCAGCAGTCGGGGTCGGCGATAGGGCGGATGGTCAAGAACCACAGGATGGCCAGTAAAGCCACGGGATACAGCCCCCAAGAAACCCAACTGCTCAGCGTTTGTGCGGAGGCCCACCCCGCGCGACTTGGTGCTGGCGAATCCCCGCGCGCTGGTGAGGCGTTCCCCGACGATTTCGGCGTGTGCTGGCGTTGGCTACGCCGCATACTCGCCCACTTTCTTGACGGTGACTTTGTCCAGCGGACGAAGTTCCATTAAGCTTCGTGCGTTGCCAAGGTTGATGCCGATCTCCAAGGTTCCCATAGAACCCCAGTACGCCAGTGGTTCGCCGGGCTTGACGTCAGCAAAAGTCTTGTGAATGCGCGGGAGGGTATACTTTCCCACGTAGATTGCGACGGCGGGTTCGCTTTGGGTTGCTTTGCGGCTCTTTTCTTTCTTCGGCGAACAGAAACTTTCGTTAAAGAGTTCGCGCGTGATGTTGGTGATGGCGTTGCCGAAACGATCGAAGTAAATGATGTTTCCTTCGATAAAGCCCCGGTCGTAGGATGCGGCGACTTGGGCAAGTCGAAAGCATTCGGTTTTCTGTGGGGCAATTGTTTTCCAATCCACGCCGCAAGCGAGATGAGCCGCCACTGGCGCAAAAATGTCGCGCCCGTGGAAGGTGCTGCTGACTTCGGGCAGGAAGTACTTAGAATTAGAAATCAGCCTACACTCGAATTTCTTGGCCGATTGCATCACCAGTCCAAGCAGGCCGTTGTTGGGGGCGATGAAAAACTTTCCGTCCGCGCAGGCGATGATAGGCTCGCGCGTCGTTCCCACTCCAGGGTCCACCACCGAAACAAAAATGGTGCCCTCCGGGAAATATCGCTGAGACGTATTAAGAATTAGCGCTGCCTCCGCAACCGCATGCGGAGAAATGCCATGAGTGAGGTCAAGGATCTCGCACTCCGGGCAAATGGATTTCATGACGCCTTTCATTGCGGCGACATACCAACCATCCCATCCAAAATCCGTGAGAAGAGCGATCAAGGGATGTTGATGCGAGCGCACGCCTTGAGCACCTGTTTTTGAGCTTGTTGCTTTTTTTTGTGATTTCGCTGCCATAAGCCTTCCTCACACGTTTGATGTCAAACTACCCGCTGTCGTTTCGAAGGCGCAAGGACCACTCGACAGGGCTCCCGCATATCTACAACACAGGCTCACTCGTCGCCGTGTCGGTTGGGAAGGAACGATCCGTTCTCCTCGTTTCGGGTACAGTAGAGGGGATCTCTCGTAGTGCAGGGTCCCTTGCGACCGGAGGAGTCGTTCGCTTGTCGTCGGCGGTCGCTGCGGTTGTGGGTTCATCGCCCTTGACTGCGGGAGAGATTGCCAAGGTTTGAGTCGCGGTGGAACTCGTTCCATTCCCGAGAGTGTGTGTCGTTGTGTCGGTACGGGATTGGGAAGGCGCTGGGCTTGGAGTTTTTTCGGGGCGCCGCGGCGGTTTGGTGAGCGCGTCGCCCGCGAACACCTGAATGCGTGGCACACCTTGTGCGCTAAAAGTGCGGAGGGGCTCCGCCCCGTAGTGAAGCGCCCGTTCAAGATTTCCAAAAAACCCTTGGCGCACCTGCAGAATGTAATAATCAAACGGTTCCGTGGCCGCGGCATACACACCCTCCGAGGACAACAGCCCCCAGCCTTGCAAGTTCTGGAAAGCTAATTCATTGAGCGCCAGCGGCTTGAATTTGGTACCCGGCTTAGTCAGCGAGTTGAGGTATTCGATCACTTCCTCATTCACGGCCTCTCCCCAGTACGAGGTTTCGAAGCCACGCTCATACGCGCCTTTGGGGCCGCCAACCAGCAAGTTGAAGTAGTTGAGTTCATTGGGGTGAACCCACCGAATCGTTGCAACGCCAACACCCACACAAATGAAAAATAACAACGCAGCCAGTGGTCGAATCCAGCGCCGAAGCATGGCCGGAACCCAAGTCCTGCGAGCGATGCCTTCGACGAACCACTCGTAGCCACCGCCAGCCAAGAGTGCAAGAAAGGCGAAAGCCCCAAAAAAGAGTCGTTCGCCGTCGTACTTAGGCGCCTTCGGCATACTACACACGGCGATAAAAGCCCCCGCCATGAGAAAGAAAAACATTGGCACCGATCGGGATTTGCAATGAGCCCATGCGCTGGCGATTCCGAGGATCGCAAGGGCAAGTATCCACGGCGGAGTACCGATGGCGGTGATCACAAGAGGGTAATGCCAAGGAGCCGGCGGTCCGTAAATGTAGCCCCATTTTTGCCCCATGTAGAAGACGGCTGTACTCTGGTGAGTCGCGTAAAAGCGCAAGTACTCCGAAAAATTACCCAACGGATCGTACCACAGCCACGGCCACAGAAGCCACGCGAAGATCGGGGCAATAAAGAGCATGAAAAATGCATTCGTCGCATAGTCGCGGCGATGGTAGATCTGCCCCCATAAAAACGCCGGCAAGGGAAGTAAAAGCGCGGTGACTTTGGTGTTCACGGCCAGTGCGAAGGCGAGTGCGCACCATACTGCCATAAACGGACGTTTGACCCCAGCAAGGTAAGCCCACGTAAAAAGGATGAGCGTCAAAGCAAACAACGTTTCCGACGCCGCAATATGAGCATGGCCGAATACACGAGGCATGAGTCCGTAGCAAAGCGCGGCAACCAACCCGCCCATGCGGCCGAACGCACGAGCGCCGATCAAGTAGATCAACGCGACCGTCAGTGCAAATGCTCCAGCGATAGGTAAGCGCATCGCCTGCATTTCTGGGATGCCGTAACCGCTTAGCGCTGTCATGGCCAGTCCAATGACGGCCTTGGGGATCGGAGCCACTTCTGGATGTAAGGGGTCATCGCCGGTCGCGACTACTCCCCAAGCATGGGTGATGGCGCTTTCCTCAAGAAGTGAGCGGTCGCCACGGAGTAAATCCCATACCCACGTTCCTGCCGCAGCAGCCGGGCGAAGATAGAGAGCTTCATCCCACGAGTGCCCAAAGCCGCGGTAGGTAGTCACGACAGCGAAGAATGCGACGACGCCGAGGATGAGAGCCGCGAGAAAATCCAGCAAGCGGACTCGCCGACTGAAGTATGGGTCCCACTTTTCGTCTTCTGCCCGCCGGCTGGGCGGAGGAGGGGGAGATGGGGGTTCCTCGGGTGTTGGCCTCTCCGCCGCGTTAAGTCCCACGATACGCAGCCGTGCCACCGGCTGGGAGTCAGGCGGAGGAGTGGGGCGAGGCTCGGTGCGCGACTGAGGATTCTTTTCGTCTGGCGGTGTTTCAGAATCAGCTCTCTGCGGCTTCCGTTTGCGCGGACTCATACATCTTCTCCCGGAAAGTGGATGTCTCGCACTTCAAGTTGAATTCTCGTTTCGCCCCGGAATGTGTTCAGCGTTGGGGTAAACGCCACGTCTATGCCTTCGCGACCTTTTGCCACAAGCTCTTGGTAGCGGTAGCTTTGCTGGAAGGCGATGGCCTCGAACCGGTGGCCGTTACTTGTGAGGTGAAAAGCGAGATGGGAATCCCCGCGAATTATTGGATTGCCTTGGAGCCTCATGTTACGCAGGAGAAGCACGGGCCGGGGATTTTCGGGACCAAATGGTTCAAGACGCTGGAGATAGGCCATAAGCTCGTCAGTGATATCGGAGGGGGCCACCTCCGTATCGATCGTCAAGGTTGGGACAAGTTCCCGTTCTGCCAGCTGTTCCTCGGCAATGGCGTGAAATGCTTCCTTAAATCTTGGGATGTTGTCGGGCGACAATTCGAGTCCGGCTGCATGGGGATGCCCGCCATATTCGCAAAGGTGTTCCTCGCAGCCTTGGAGGGCGTAAAAAATGTTAAAATCCTCGATGCTGCGCGCAGACCCACGAGCCATGTCGCCTTTCTTCGAGATTACAATCGCGGGACGATGCCATTGCTCCACAAGCTTGGAAGCGACAATGCCAAGAACTCCAAGGTGCCAATCTGGGCCGTCCACTACAATGGCATAAGTTTGATCCCCAACTTTTTCCAGTTCGAGCTGACGGAGTGATTGTTGCAGGATCTGCTGCTCGAGGGTTTTTCGCTGCGAATTGCACCGCTCAAGCTTTTCGGCAAGCCGCTTTGCTTCTGTTTCTTCGGTTGTCAGAAAGAGCTCAACGCAGACGTTTGCGTTATCCACGCGGCCCGCAGCATTGAGCCGGGGTGCGATGCGGTAACCCACGTCGTGTGCCGAGATGCGGTCCCCACTTATCTGCGCTGCTTGTTGTAACGCTTTCAGTCCCACACTGTCAGTCTGTGCGAGCTGAGCAAGGCCATGAGAGACGAGGATCCTGTTTTCGCCGATCAATGGGACGACGTCGGCGACTGTTCCGATCGCTACTAAATCGAGCAGAGATTTTAGAAACTCCTTCGCCTTAGGCGCCGGAACGTTGCAAACCTTGAGCAGCGCATGCGCAACCTTGAACGCGACCCCGACACCGCTGAGACATTTATTGGGGTAGGAGCAATCGCGTCGGTTCGGATTCACGATGGCCAAAGCATCAGGAAGAATGGAGGGCGGCTGGTGGTGGTCGGTGATGATCACTGCGAGCCTACGCTCATTTGCAAATTTTACTTCATCCACTGCACCGATTCCTGTGTCCACCGTGATCAGGAGTTTCCCACCCTCATCGGCAAACTTGCGGATGGTTGAGGTATTGAGGCCATAGCCGTCTTTGAGGCGATGGGGGATATGGTACTCGATCTTCGCCTCGAGAAGTCGTAGCGTCCGTAACAGAATTGCGGTTGCTGTGGTCCCATCGGCATCGTAGTCGCCAAAAATAAGGATCCCTTCTCCTTTGCGGATCGCCTGCCGGATCCTCCACGCCGCCTTCTCAATGTCCTGAAGTCCCAGAGGGTCATGAAGGTCGCGAAGCCGGGGATACAAAATTCCTTCGATGCAAGGGGTGGCAAGCAGCTTGGGGCGTCCCGCCAAAATACGAGACACGGCTGGGGGCAAACCCTGCTCTGCGACTAACGATTCAGCAAGTGCAGGATCCACCTGCCGGAAGCGCCAGCGATAAGAATTTGATCGCTCTTCGGGTTTCACGTGGCTATTGTGCTTCATCAACGATTCGCCGAACCACCCTTGTGTCTGGCCTGATGATCTACAACCCAAAAAGTATCGTCAAGGTTGCATCCCCTTGTCACGTCTGAAACCCAAGAGCGGATCCGCCATCCACAGGAAGAAAGGCTCCGGTTATGAAATCGCCCGAAACAATGAGATATTCCACAGCAGCAGCAATATCCTCCGGTGAGCCGATGCGCTGCAAGGGAGTGCGTCGTACAATCGCTGAACGCACCGTTTCTGGAAAATCCTCTGCAAACAGGACGGTCCCCGGGGCGATGGTGTTCACCTGCACGTGAGGCGCAAACTCCAGCGCCAACACCGAGGTCAAGGCCGCAAGCCCAGCTTTCGAAACAAGATAAGCGGCATAATTGCGGTAGGGACGATGGACTGCGGTGTCCGCGATGTTAATAATTTTGCCTCTTTGTTGCTCAACCATTGCCTGCCCGAAGTGGCGGCAAAGTAGAAAGGGTGCACGCAAATTGACGGCCAACACCCGATCCCACGTCGTTGCATCGAGTTCAGCCAGCGGTGTGGGAAAGAACACGGAGGCATTGTTTACTAATACGTCAATTGATGCTCCTGTCTGATGGATCGCCTCGACGAGCGATTGGACGCCTTCCGTGGTGGCAAGGTCAGCCTGAAAACATTCTGCTATGCCCCCCTGCTCCCGAATTTGCCCCACAAGTTCGCGAGCCTCTGGTTCCGACGTGTGATAATGAATGAAGACGCGGGCGCCTTTCGAGACAAGTCGCTTAACGATGGCGCGCCCCACCCGCTTTGCGCCACCAGTCACCAAGACGTTTTTCCCTTTCAGTTCCATATGCTCAGACCCATATCCCAAGGCTTAGGGAGGGAGCAAAATGAAAAGTTCGCCCATTTGTGCCACTGGAGATCTCGTTGAATCATGGGCGCCTCTCGGTTGGAACTGTGTAGTTTGAGCTTGCTCGAAGGCCCTCGGAGTGCCCGCTGCGCACCTTGACCGCGAGGGGAGCTACAAGGAACTTCCGTCCAATCTTCAAGGCCTAAGTATTTTACGCGTTTCCTCTTCGCTACTGGAAGGCGTTTTTGAATTGCACAGCCCATCCCCAATACATAGCCGGTTACTCAATGGTGAATCGCGATCAACCCAAACCAGCTGTTTTTCTCGACCGTGACGGAACGATTTGTGAGGAAGTCGGTTATCTGGATCATCCCGACAAGCTCAAACTCATTCCGGGTTCGGCGGAGGCGATCCGCAATCTGCGAGAAGCTGGGTTTTGGGTTTTCGTGACGACCAATCAATCGGGGGTTGCGCGCGGCTATTTCGCCGAGTCGGTGGTCCACCTCGTCCATTCACGTCTGGATACATTATTGGCAGAAGCTGGGGCTCGTGTGGATGCGTACTTTTATTGCCCACATCATCCGAAGGCAGTGTTGGAAGAATACAGGCGGGAATGCCGCTGTCGCAAACCCAACATCGGGATGATCGAGCAAGCCGTCGCGCAGTTCCCAGTCGAATTAGATCGTTCGTTTACGGTTGGAGATAAACTCAGTGATTGCGAATTTGGCCGCAATGCTGGTTTAACCCCAGTTTTAGTTCGGACAGGTTACGGCAGAGAGGAAGAAGCCAGACTGAGCGCTGGGCAGGCTGGTTGCCGCCCCGCGCTTGTGGCGGACGACCTTGCTCAGGCAGTTGCATGGATCCTTAGCCATCCGTTGGCTATGCCGAAGACGTAATGAATAAGCGCACGACTATCGAAGGAGGTCAGCGTGCAGATTCGAAAGCTGGTTACCTTAGAGGAAGCATGCCGAATCCGCGAGCAGCTTCGCAAGGAAGGTAAGCGGGTTGTTTTTGTGAATGGTTGCTTTGATGTGCTTCATGGCGGCCACATCTCGTACCTTGCGGATGCGCGCGCCCAAGGGGACGTTATGTTTGCTGCTGTGAACTCGGATAAGAGCGAACGCGCTCTGAAAGGTCCTTCGCGGCCCATTTACACGCAAGAAGAGCGCCTTGAGATCCTCGACGCGATTCGGTACATTGACTACCTCATCCTCTTTGACGATTTGACTGTGGAGCCACTTTTGCGAGCCCTGCGTCCGGACGTGCACGCAAAAGGCACGGATTATACGAAAGACAATGTTCCCGAACGCGCGATCGCTATCGAGCTTGGGTTTGAAACCTACATTGCGGGAGCCCCAAAAGAAAACTCGTCGCGTGATGTCATTTCCACTGTCGTCGAGCGCTTCGGCGGGCTCGAGTCGGATAAGCTTCCCGCGGACCGATGAGTCCAGACGAGGATTCCATGAGCAAGCCGCGCATTCTCATTGTGAAGCTTAGCGCGGTAGGCGATGTGGTGCATACACTTCCTGCTCTGAGGGCCCTACGTCGGGCGTTTCCGGAGGCTTGGATTGGTTGGGCGGTCCATGCTGGCCCTGCGTCGTTGCTTCGAGGCCACCCTGATCTCAACGAGTGCGTGGTCATTCCCAGAAGGCTTGAATGGCGAAGGTTACGGTCCGAGTTCCGGGCACTCCGCGATGAACTTCGAGGACAAGCCGGAAGCTGGGACGTGGCGCTTGATTTTCAAGGGCTCACAAAGAGTGGCCTTGTGGCATGGCTGAGCGGGGCAAAGCGTAGGATCGGGTTTGCGGGCGAAGCATGCCGCGAACTCAATGCTCTTTTCACGAACGAGCGCGTACGCCCCGTGGCGCGTGCCGTGATCCACATGAATCTGGAGTTACTACGCCCCCTTGGCGTGGAAACGGACGTTGCCGAGGCTCGTTTCGTCTGGGACGCGTCGGATGAAGAGTACATTGCGTCATGGGCGCGGCGCGAGGGAGCGGCCGCCGAACGCTATTTTGTGTTGGATCCCTTCGCGGGTTGGGTTACAAAGGTGTGGCGGCCTGAGCGGTGGGTGAGTGTGGCGCGAGCGGTGGGGCAAACCTACGGGCTTCGAACACTGGTCTTTTATGGGCCGCATGAGCGCCAAGAGGCAGAAGCTCTGGTATCGGAGATGTGTAAAGCTGGCGTGGCAGCAATGTTAGCTCCAGAAACCACCCTCCGCCAATTCGTTGTTCTCGTTCGGCAACATGCAGCGCTGTTTGCTGGGGGGGATACCGGCCCCATGCATATTGCCGCGGCGCTTGGCATTCCGACGGTGGCGCTCTTTGGAGCCTCAGATTCGCATAGAAATGCACCCGTCTTTTCTAATGCACGCTTTCTGGTGGTGCAGGACTTCTCTCAACCGTGCGCCGGCACGTTCGAC
Coding sequences within it:
- a CDS encoding Single-stranded-DNA-specific exonuclease RecJ, giving the protein MKHNSHVKPEERSNSYRWRFRQVDPALAESLVAEQGLPPAVSRILAGRPKLLATPCIEGILYPRLRDLHDPLGLQDIEKAAWRIRQAIRKGEGILIFGDYDADGTTATAILLRTLRLLEAKIEYHIPHRLKDGYGLNTSTIRKFADEGGKLLITVDTGIGAVDEVKFANERRLAVIITDHHQPPSILPDALAIVNPNRRDCSYPNKCLSGVGVAFKVAHALLKVCNVPAPKAKEFLKSLLDLVAIGTVADVVPLIGENRILVSHGLAQLAQTDSVGLKALQQAAQISGDRISAHDVGYRIAPRLNAAGRVDNANVCVELFLTTEETEAKRLAEKLERCNSQRKTLEQQILQQSLRQLELEKVGDQTYAIVVDGPDWHLGVLGIVASKLVEQWHRPAIVISKKGDMARGSARSIEDFNIFYALQGCEEHLCEYGGHPHAAGLELSPDNIPRFKEAFHAIAEEQLAERELVPTLTIDTEVAPSDITDELMAYLQRLEPFGPENPRPVLLLRNMRLQGNPIIRGDSHLAFHLTSNGHRFEAIAFQQSYRYQELVAKGREGIDVAFTPTLNTFRGETRIQLEVRDIHFPGEDV
- a CDS encoding FolM Alternative dihydrofolate reductase 1 encodes the protein MELKGKNVLVTGGAKRVGRAIVKRLVSKGARVFIHYHTSEPEARELVGQIREQGGIAECFQADLATTEGVQSLVEAIHQTGASIDVLVNNASVFFPTPLAELDATTWDRVLAVNLRAPFLLCRHFGQAMVEQQRGKIINIADTAVHRPYRNYAAYLVSKAGLAALTSVLALEFAPHVQVNTIAPGTVLFAEDFPETVRSAIVRRTPLQRIGSPEDIAAAVEYLIVSGDFITGAFLPVDGGSALGFQT
- a CDS encoding D-glycero-D-manno-heptose 1,7-bisphosphate phosphatase, with translation MVNRDQPKPAVFLDRDGTICEEVGYLDHPDKLKLIPGSAEAIRNLREAGFWVFVTTNQSGVARGYFAESVVHLVHSRLDTLLAEAGARVDAYFYCPHHPKAVLEEYRRECRCRKPNIGMIEQAVAQFPVELDRSFTVGDKLSDCEFGRNAGLTPVLVRTGYGREEEARLSAGQAGCRPALVADDLAQAVAWILSHPLAMPKT
- a CDS encoding ADP-heptose synthase, with amino-acid sequence MQIRKLVTLEEACRIREQLRKEGKRVVFVNGCFDVLHGGHISYLADARAQGDVMFAAVNSDKSERALKGPSRPIYTQEERLEILDAIRYIDYLILFDDLTVEPLLRALRPDVHAKGTDYTKDNVPERAIAIELGFETYIAGAPKENSSRDVISTVVERFGGLESDKLPADR
- a CDS encoding Lipopolysaccharide heptosyltransferase I, giving the protein MALDFQGLTKSGLVAWLSGAKRRIGFAGEACRELNALFTNERVRPVARAVIHMNLELLRPLGVETDVAEARFVWDASDEEYIASWARREGAAAERYFVLDPFAGWVTKVWRPERWVSVARAVGQTYGLRTLVFYGPHERQEAEALVSEMCKAGVAAMLAPETTLRQFVVLVRQHAALFAGGDTGPMHIAAALGIPTVALFGASDSHRNAPVFSNARFLVVQDFSQPCAGTFDRKCRFHAPGHCLDSITVEQVLDAIGRLLH